The Chryseobacterium sp. JV274 sequence TTTCTTCTTTGGTCAATTCTGAGTTATCAATAACGATAGCGTCTTCAGCCTGCTTCAAAGGGGCTATTTCGCGCTCGCTGTCAATCTTATCACGCTCTATAAGGTTCTGCTTTACCTGCTCTTTATCTGCTTCAATTCCCATACCTTGCAGTTCCAGGAACCTTCTGCTGGTTCTTTCATCAATACTGGCAGTAAGAAAGAATTTATAGTCCGCATTTGGCAGAACTACTGTCCCAATGTCACGTCCGTCCATAATGACACCTCCTTTTTCTGCCAAAGTGCGCTGTGACTGAAGCAAAAAGTCTCTTACTTCTTTTTGTTTGGCAACAAGGCTCACATTGTCAGATACTATATTAGTACGGATTTCTTTGGAGATATCCGTGTCATTAAGAAAAAGGATAAGTGTTCCGTCGTTGTTTTTAAACTCAAGGCGGATCTGGTCTAAGGAAGAGAATAATGTATTCAGATCAATTCCTCCATTTTCGTCCAGACAATGCTGCAATGCATACCAGGTAACTCCTCGGTAAAGAGCTCCTGTGTCCATATGAATAAGTCCCAGTTTATCTGCAATGATTTTAGAGATAGAACTTTTTCCGGTAGACGAGTACCCATCGATAGCAATTACAGGTTTTTTCATACTGCAAATTTCAAGATTTTTTCTTAAAAATCAAGAGGAAGTAAGAAAATTTCAGAATAATTAAGAAAATTTCAGCCGAAAAGATTACTCTCCTCTGTGGCTGGAAAGGTCCATGGAAATTCCTATCTGATTGACATTGGAAGAGTTGTGATATCTTACATGAGCATAATCTATGCGGAATCTGGAAACTTTTACTCCAAATCCTGCAGAAAGTCCGGAGAAGTTTCTTTGATCTGCAACTGCCAGCTCATTTCCTCTTTTTACATTATATCCCAATCGGATGTTGAAGTTTTTTTCCGGAAACAATTCAGCTCCCAATGAAAAGTGATCTGCTATTTTTCTGCCGGCATTCACTTTCTGTCCGTCCAGGTTATATTCTGAAGAAATATCAAATTTCTGAAGATCATGCGCTGTAATAGTAATTGCAAGAGGGAAGTTCTTGATTATTTTGGTATACCCAAGATCAATTCTGAAAGGAAGATTCTCTCTTGTTCCATTGAATGACTTCAGCTGAAAACCAAAATTTCTCATCACAAGAGAAACTACTTCTTTGTTCTTTTTATTATGATAGGTAACTCCCGCTGTTCCTGAAATTGCGGAAGAAGTATAGTTGTCAATTTTTGAGGTAACGAAATTAAGCCCTCCACCAATCGTCCAGTCTTCTTCAAATTGGTAGGCATAACCTGCGCCAATGGCTACATCCGAAGCCTTGAATTCTCCGTTTTCGAAACCGCTTTCGTCCGTTCTCGGTGTACTTCCATAGCTCATATACCTGGCGTTGATGGTAGCCATATGGCCATTCTCAAAGTCTTTGGCATAAGCAATAGTTCCGTATTTTGAATCGGCAAGATAAGCTGTTGCGTTTACAGAAAGCTGTTTGTCAGAATCTCTATTTAACAGGGCAGGGTTTGCAATAGCAAAGGAAACATCATAATCTCTTATCGAAATTGCATCGCCACCCAAAGCAGCCTGTCTTGCAGATACAGGTACATTTAAGAACGGATAAACATTTGTTCCTGTTTGCGCATAAGAAACAATTCCTGATAGAAATAATGAAAAAATGATAATTTTCTTCAACTCAATTTATAATTAATGCAAAAATAATCCTTTTTCGTACTTTTCAAAATATTTCTTACATTATTTCTACTTAAATATTTTTCTTTCATCAATATCTTTAATGATTATATTTGCAAAATCAAATTCAGGGGAAACCCATACTAATAAAAAGTTACTAAAAATAAAAGATGAAATATAAAAGAATCCTTCTGAAACTAAGCGGTGAGGCCTTAATGGGAAACAGGCAATATGGTATTGATACCGAAAGACTGCAGGAATATGCCGTTGAGATTAAGAGAGTAGTCGAAAAAGGCTGTGAAGTAGCGATCGTCATTGGAGGAGGAAATATTTTCCGTGGTGTTGCAGGAGCTGCAAAAGGTATGGATAGAGTGCAGGGAGACTATATGGGAATGCTGGCAACTGTAATCAATGGTATGGCATTGCAGGGAGCATTGGAAGATGCAGGAATCAAAACAAGACTTCAATCTGCTATCGAAATGGATAAAGTAGCTGAACCTTTCATCAAAAGAAGAGCTGTAAGACACCTTGAAAAAGGAAGAGTCGTAATCTTCGGAGCAGGTACAGGAAACCCTTATTTTACTACAGATACAGCGGCTACTCTAAGAGCAATCGAAATTGGAGCTGATGTGATCTTAAAAGGAACAAGAGTAGACGGAATCTATGACAGCGATCCTGAAAAAAATGCTGATGCTGTAAAATACAATTCATTATCTTTTGATGAAGTATTTGAAAAAAACCTTAAGGTAATGGATATGACTGCCTTTACCTTGAGCCACGAAAACAAATTGCCAATTATTGTATTCGATATGAATAAAGATGGTAACCTGTCAAAAATTGTAGACGGAGAGAATGTAGGTACTTTGGTTAATTTATAATCAATCCTAGAACTAAAAAATATAAGAACACCTGCCATGATTATTGTGGCAGGTGTTTTTGTTTTATATTGGTTTTAATATTTATTGATCTGCCTCAACATTTTGCGTGGCATTTTCCTTTTCAACCAACGTGTAATGGGAGAAAACCCATTCAATGATCTGATTTATTATTTTCATGATCATCTCAAGTTCGGTCACCGCAGTTACTCCCGGTACCAGTTTCACAACGTCAGGTTTGGGTAATGGCTGTTGTAAAATAAGACCGGTTACCTGAGGATCAGACTTTGTCGCGGGAATACCATTATACATGCCCACATGTTGTACTGATAACTGAAGCATATAGTCTTGCAAAGTTTCAGGAGGTGTTTTGATGCTAATTGAGGAACTGCTTGAGTGTTGCAGCTGACCTGGAAGCGATTGGTTTTGTATTCTTGTATAGCTGGCTCCTGATTTTGAAGAATCATCAATAGCCATCTTCTGTAAAGCATTTAATATGCCGGCCGTCATATGTGTAGGAGCCTGACCATATATTGTTGCAATTTTTTCCAGTTCTGATACCGGCCAAGCATGAGGCACTACGTCCAAATCATTCCAGTGCATGGTATTCCAGCTTTGGTAAGTTCCTGATTGTTGCTGCCATCCTGGTGGCAACGGTGGAAATTTACTGTTGAACAGACTGGCAAATGCTGCCTCACCAGGAGTTGGTCCGGCGGTAGGATATACAAGCGTTACACCGAAAGCATTCAGATCTTTATTTTCTTTCAGATAAAGGGCAAGAGTAGGTGATAATGCTCCTGCAAGACTGTGTCCGCAAAATATAATAGCTGTACCGGGTTCCGGATGTAAGCCTGCAAGAAACTGCTGCAGTGTCGTATTCGGGGAAGCTGCAGAATGAGGGCTTTCAAGTCCGAGAAGGATACTTACACCGGTAGCTGTACCTTTTGAAATATAAGGGTCTGTACCATTATAAGCTGTTGGAACGAAATTGGAAGGATTATAAGTCGTCCAGTTCACCACTTCTGAAACTGAGAAATCTTCTGTTTCCCAATCGTAAAGTGATGAAGGATTAGTTGCTGCAATAGCCACAACGTAAGCAGGCAGTGTAGGACCTCCCGGAAATGCGAGAGCATCACATTTAGCTACATATAATGCATTATCAGCAACTCCTGTAGGAAAACCCTTTTCATCTTTTTCTTCAATCAGGGCAGGTCCCCAGACAAGATCCCAGCTTCCTAATACCGGCAAAACTGAAGGGTCAGCTGTTGAAGGCGTTTCCTGGCCCATTATTTTAACAGGAGGAACATTGTTAAA is a genomic window containing:
- the cmk gene encoding (d)CMP kinase: MKKPVIAIDGYSSTGKSSISKIIADKLGLIHMDTGALYRGVTWYALQHCLDENGGIDLNTLFSSLDQIRLEFKNNDGTLILFLNDTDISKEIRTNIVSDNVSLVAKQKEVRDFLLQSQRTLAEKGGVIMDGRDIGTVVLPNADYKFFLTASIDERTSRRFLELQGMGIEADKEQVKQNLIERDKIDSEREIAPLKQAEDAIVIDNSELTKEETIELILSHIEKI
- a CDS encoding lipase family protein; translation: MTNPSLDAYQQVFGMAGLANRAGGYNGLGIQLQLQLQYDLSFYFNNVPPVKIMGQETPSTADPSVLPVLGSWDLVWGPALIEEKDEKGFPTGVADNALYVAKCDALAFPGGPTLPAYVVAIAATNPSSLYDWETEDFSVSEVVNWTTYNPSNFVPTAYNGTDPYISKGTATGVSILLGLESPHSAASPNTTLQQFLAGLHPEPGTAIIFCGHSLAGALSPTLALYLKENKDLNAFGVTLVYPTAGPTPGEAAFASLFNSKFPPLPPGWQQQSGTYQSWNTMHWNDLDVVPHAWPVSELEKIATIYGQAPTHMTAGILNALQKMAIDDSSKSGASYTRIQNQSLPGQLQHSSSSSISIKTPPETLQDYMLQLSVQHVGMYNGIPATKSDPQVTGLILQQPLPKPDVVKLVPGVTAVTELEMIMKIINQIIEWVFSHYTLVEKENATQNVEADQ
- the porQ gene encoding type IX secretion system protein PorQ, which produces MKKIIIFSLFLSGIVSYAQTGTNVYPFLNVPVSARQAALGGDAISIRDYDVSFAIANPALLNRDSDKQLSVNATAYLADSKYGTIAYAKDFENGHMATINARYMSYGSTPRTDESGFENGEFKASDVAIGAGYAYQFEEDWTIGGGLNFVTSKIDNYTSSAISGTAGVTYHNKKNKEVVSLVMRNFGFQLKSFNGTRENLPFRIDLGYTKIIKNFPLAITITAHDLQKFDISSEYNLDGQKVNAGRKIADHFSLGAELFPEKNFNIRLGYNVKRGNELAVADQRNFSGLSAGFGVKVSRFRIDYAHVRYHNSSNVNQIGISMDLSSHRGE
- the pyrH gene encoding UMP kinase, producing MKYKRILLKLSGEALMGNRQYGIDTERLQEYAVEIKRVVEKGCEVAIVIGGGNIFRGVAGAAKGMDRVQGDYMGMLATVINGMALQGALEDAGIKTRLQSAIEMDKVAEPFIKRRAVRHLEKGRVVIFGAGTGNPYFTTDTAATLRAIEIGADVILKGTRVDGIYDSDPEKNADAVKYNSLSFDEVFEKNLKVMDMTAFTLSHENKLPIIVFDMNKDGNLSKIVDGENVGTLVNL